A part of Salmo trutta chromosome 15, fSalTru1.1, whole genome shotgun sequence genomic DNA contains:
- the LOC115149424 gene encoding protein AMBP isoform X1 — protein MQQVVVLTLLLSLVCLIHGVPVLPEPLFPIQENFDLTKFLGKWHDIAIASTCPWMQRHKGDAAIGTLELQASGTEDKVSMTRSMKKHGTCEQISGDYELTATPGRLTYHIAKWGADVDAYVVDTNYDEYAIVMLSKQKTGGEKTKSAKLYSRTMELPPTILDDFRRLVREQGMADDTIIIKQNKGECVPGTEPVAAEPQPEITAPRAKRNIVLPELPAEEGSGAGIMMFRSEESCNAEPDAGPCFGTVQRYFYNSSSMACQLFTYGGCMGNQNNFVTERECLQSCRNEAACRLPVDARPCTGQPKIWVFHSNSGLCLDYKKDYCQVNSNKFYSKRECEEYCGVMKDPGEGEFLKTN, from the exons atgCAGCAGGTTGTCGTACTCACGCTCCTCTTGAGCCTCGTTTGCCTCATCCATGGAGTGCCCGTGCTTCCCGAACCTCTCTTCCCCATACAGGAGAACTTCGACCTAACTAAG TTCTTGGGGAAGTGGCATGATATTGCGATAGCGTCCACCTGCCCCTGGATGCAGCGCCACAAGGGAGATGCAGCCATCGGAACCCTGGAGCTGCAGGCCAGCGGCACCGAAGACAAAGTCAGCATGACAAGGAGCATGAAAAA GCACGGGACATGTGAGCAGATCTCTGGTGATTACGAGCTGACCGCCACACCTGGAAGATTAACCTACCACATCGCCA AGTGGGGGGCTGATGTTGATGCCTATGTGGTTGACACTAACTATGATGAGTACGCCATCGTCATGTTGAGTAAACAAAAAACAGGAGGCGAGAAGACAAAGTCTGCCAAGCTATACA GTCGCACCATGGAACTGCCGCCCACTATCCTGGATGACttcaggaggctggtgagggagCAGGGCATGGCTGACGACACAATCATCATCAAACAGAACAAAG GGGAGTGTGTACCAGGAACAGAGCCTGTAGCAGCAGAGCCTCAGCCTGAGATCACAGCACCG agAGCCAAGAGGAACATAGTCCTCCCTGAGTTGCCCGCTGAGGAGGGTTCTGGTGCCGGAATCATGATGTTCAGGAGTGAAG AGTCCTGTAACGCCGAGCCGGACGCAGGTCCCTGTTTCGGGACGGTGCAGCGCTACTTCTACAACTCCAGCAGTATGGCCTGTCAGCTGTTCACCTACGGAGGCTGCATGGGCAACCAGAACAACTTTGTGACTGAGAGGGAGTGTCTCCAGAGCTGTCGTAATGAGG CTGCCTGTAGACTGCCCGTGGATGCTCGGCCCTGCACTGGACAGCCCAAGATCTGGGTCTTCCACTCAAACTCTGGTCTCTGTCTGGATTATAAAAAGGACTATTGCCAGGTCAACAGTAACAAGTTCTACTCCAAGAGGGAGTGTGAGGAGTACTGTGGGGTGATGAAGGATCCAg
- the LOC115149424 gene encoding protein AMBP isoform X2 has protein sequence MQQVVVLTLLLSLVCLIHGVPVLPEPLFPIQENFDLTKFLGKWHDIAIASTCPWMQRHKGDAAIGTLELQASGTEDKVSMTRSMKKHGTCEQISGDYELTATPGRLTYHIAKWGADVDAYVVDTNYDEYAIVMLSKQKTGGEKTKSAKLYSRTMELPPTILDDFRRLVREQGMADDTIIIKQNKGECVPGTEPVAAEPQPEITAPRAKRNIVLPELPAEEGSGAGIMMFRSEESCNAEPDAGPCFGTVQRYFYNSSSMACQLFTYGGCMGNQNNFVTERECLQSCRNEAACRLPVDARPCTGQPKIWVFHSNSGLCLDYKKDYCQVNSNKFYSKRECEEYCGVMKVQEKGSSSKQTKGDENTERPAQIRSIC, from the exons atgCAGCAGGTTGTCGTACTCACGCTCCTCTTGAGCCTCGTTTGCCTCATCCATGGAGTGCCCGTGCTTCCCGAACCTCTCTTCCCCATACAGGAGAACTTCGACCTAACTAAG TTCTTGGGGAAGTGGCATGATATTGCGATAGCGTCCACCTGCCCCTGGATGCAGCGCCACAAGGGAGATGCAGCCATCGGAACCCTGGAGCTGCAGGCCAGCGGCACCGAAGACAAAGTCAGCATGACAAGGAGCATGAAAAA GCACGGGACATGTGAGCAGATCTCTGGTGATTACGAGCTGACCGCCACACCTGGAAGATTAACCTACCACATCGCCA AGTGGGGGGCTGATGTTGATGCCTATGTGGTTGACACTAACTATGATGAGTACGCCATCGTCATGTTGAGTAAACAAAAAACAGGAGGCGAGAAGACAAAGTCTGCCAAGCTATACA GTCGCACCATGGAACTGCCGCCCACTATCCTGGATGACttcaggaggctggtgagggagCAGGGCATGGCTGACGACACAATCATCATCAAACAGAACAAAG GGGAGTGTGTACCAGGAACAGAGCCTGTAGCAGCAGAGCCTCAGCCTGAGATCACAGCACCG agAGCCAAGAGGAACATAGTCCTCCCTGAGTTGCCCGCTGAGGAGGGTTCTGGTGCCGGAATCATGATGTTCAGGAGTGAAG AGTCCTGTAACGCCGAGCCGGACGCAGGTCCCTGTTTCGGGACGGTGCAGCGCTACTTCTACAACTCCAGCAGTATGGCCTGTCAGCTGTTCACCTACGGAGGCTGCATGGGCAACCAGAACAACTTTGTGACTGAGAGGGAGTGTCTCCAGAGCTGTCGTAATGAGG CTGCCTGTAGACTGCCCGTGGATGCTCGGCCCTGCACTGGACAGCCCAAGATCTGGGTCTTCCACTCAAACTCTGGTCTCTGTCTGGATTATAAAAAGGACTATTGCCAGGTCAACAGTAACAAGTTCTACTCCAAGAGGGAGTGTGAGGAGTACTGTGGGGTGATGAAGG